From a region of the Streptacidiphilus albus JL83 genome:
- a CDS encoding S8 family serine peptidase: MVLLAPQECLWSQRHETGRLGRVMRVAGVLRAGVGTLLAGALVLSAAPAASANDGARAAEWPLSAYGAAQLVWPHSTGKGVIVAVVDSGVRATHVDLTGQVLPGTDFVHGGNGQTDYSTDGHGTGVASLIAGHGHGPNDEDGIMGLAPGAKILPVGVGNVPNTVTVTQGIRYAVDHGASVINLSLAAQFSESVPEEQAVAYAESKNVVVVAGAGNSGTEEDDYPASYPGVVSVSGVDQSGSAWSGSTFSSHVVVAAPAVGIVRDGDGSDTQMYKDDGTSYATAYVSAIAAVLRSAYPQLTAGQIINMIIKGASLPAGATAPDLHYGYGTARADQWTLWAQLAKNPGPAAGPLPQAALASSTPTVAAPAGSSAGADDDDMIALALLGGGLVVLLLIILLFVRVSRSRRRKREAADESAALPYQQQPYAQPAYQPATQPYAPPQQPGQPSYDPYGQLPQAPQQQPPNYQPPYGNSNGGGNSNGPYQG, from the coding sequence ATGGTCCTGCTGGCTCCACAGGAGTGCCTGTGGAGCCAGCGCCATGAAACAGGACGATTGGGGCGGGTCATGCGAGTCGCGGGAGTGCTGCGTGCCGGTGTCGGCACCCTTCTGGCGGGGGCGTTGGTACTGTCGGCCGCTCCGGCGGCGAGCGCCAACGACGGAGCACGGGCGGCGGAGTGGCCGTTGTCGGCCTACGGCGCGGCGCAACTTGTCTGGCCGCACTCCACCGGCAAAGGCGTGATCGTCGCTGTCGTCGACTCCGGTGTGAGGGCAACTCACGTCGACCTGACCGGCCAGGTGCTTCCAGGAACCGACTTCGTCCACGGTGGCAACGGCCAGACGGACTATTCGACGGACGGCCACGGCACCGGGGTAGCCAGTCTGATCGCAGGCCATGGCCACGGCCCCAACGATGAGGACGGCATCATGGGCCTGGCGCCGGGAGCGAAGATCCTGCCAGTGGGTGTGGGGAACGTCCCGAACACCGTGACCGTGACTCAAGGGATCAGGTATGCCGTCGATCACGGGGCATCGGTCATCAACCTGTCGTTGGCCGCACAGTTTTCCGAGAGTGTGCCGGAGGAGCAGGCCGTTGCGTATGCGGAATCCAAGAACGTAGTGGTTGTCGCAGGTGCGGGGAACAGTGGTACTGAGGAGGATGATTATCCGGCCTCCTACCCCGGTGTCGTCTCCGTCAGCGGCGTGGATCAGAGCGGCAGTGCATGGTCCGGATCGACCTTCAGTTCCCACGTCGTCGTAGCCGCGCCGGCGGTCGGCATTGTGCGTGACGGCGACGGCAGCGACACCCAGATGTACAAGGACGACGGCACCAGCTACGCGACGGCCTATGTCTCAGCTATTGCCGCGGTTCTCCGATCCGCATACCCACAGTTGACGGCTGGTCAGATCATTAACATGATCATCAAGGGGGCTTCCCTGCCGGCCGGTGCCACGGCTCCGGACCTGCACTACGGCTATGGGACAGCCCGTGCCGACCAGTGGACCCTGTGGGCGCAGCTGGCCAAGAACCCGGGGCCGGCCGCGGGGCCGCTGCCGCAGGCGGCGCTCGCCTCGTCGACACCGACCGTCGCGGCGCCGGCCGGCAGCTCGGCGGGGGCCGATGACGACGACATGATCGCCCTGGCGCTCCTCGGTGGCGGCCTCGTCGTCCTGCTGCTCATCATCCTGCTGTTCGTGCGCGTGTCGCGCTCGCGGCGGCGGAAGCGGGAGGCAGCGGACGAGAGCGCCGCGCTGCCGTACCAGCAGCAGCCCTACGCCCAGCCCGCCTACCAGCCCGCGACGCAGCCCTACGCGCCGCCGCAGCAGCCCGGGCAGCCGTCGTACGACCCGTACGGGCAGCTGCCGCAGGCCCCGCAGCAGCAGCCGCCCAACTACCAGCCGCCGTACGGCAACAGCAACGGCGGCGGCAACAGCAACGGCCCCTACCAGGGCTGA
- a CDS encoding WXG100 family type VII secretion target, protein MSGVGDAQAAKSLAAANAAQAKQQAAADAQWKKALAANAGGGDSGFSTNFEAAGGLDGLRAMIESADPDGIHTVSQHWSSVSDDLTSISKGLSTHVNNLLEHWSGSSADAFRKSASSLNESLSNGAAYATNTSTALESASKALTTAKGDMPHDPSFWAKASRKLTSESSDIQFKEDAAKLGLSKAIQLDGGQLSANEEAQQKAVLVMEALGKAYNGSTSQLQSQPHVGTGGGVWPPPPATSPGPPVTEPVGTVPPSPGSSGLLPPTTDPTGPGTPIPGVNVPGQPTPGAPIQSPNPGGGIYGGQPGKPVTPPGTTIDGTPGGPVTGVGSGYGGGGNGGGFGSGGGYGSVGQVGCGGNGAGFGFGGVGGVGSGAFGAGEGDSADGYGGDSGLVSGDADGADGAGAGAAGEEGELGSGDGVGGVGASGEGEGAMGEMGGMGGGLGSAAKKKKRKARASYLVADEDAWGAPVAVNPAVIS, encoded by the coding sequence ATGAGTGGTGTTGGAGATGCCCAGGCGGCCAAGTCCCTGGCAGCTGCCAATGCGGCGCAGGCGAAGCAGCAGGCGGCGGCAGACGCGCAGTGGAAGAAGGCCCTGGCGGCAAACGCCGGTGGCGGCGACAGCGGATTCAGCACGAACTTCGAGGCGGCGGGTGGGCTCGACGGCCTCCGGGCCATGATCGAGTCGGCCGACCCGGACGGCATTCACACGGTGTCCCAGCACTGGAGCAGCGTCAGCGACGATCTCACCAGCATCTCCAAGGGGCTCAGCACTCACGTCAATAACCTGCTGGAGCACTGGAGCGGTTCCAGCGCAGACGCGTTCCGCAAGAGCGCGAGCAGCCTGAACGAGAGCCTCAGTAACGGCGCGGCCTACGCCACCAACACTTCCACCGCGCTGGAGAGCGCATCGAAGGCCCTGACTACCGCCAAGGGGGACATGCCGCACGACCCCAGTTTCTGGGCCAAGGCGTCGCGGAAGCTGACCAGCGAGAGCAGTGACATCCAGTTCAAGGAGGACGCCGCCAAGCTGGGCCTGAGTAAGGCGATCCAGTTGGACGGAGGCCAGCTCTCTGCCAATGAGGAGGCGCAGCAGAAGGCCGTGCTGGTCATGGAAGCCCTGGGTAAGGCGTACAACGGTTCGACCAGCCAGCTTCAGAGTCAGCCCCACGTCGGTACCGGAGGCGGGGTCTGGCCTCCGCCTCCCGCCACCTCTCCCGGTCCTCCGGTCACGGAGCCGGTCGGCACCGTTCCACCGTCGCCCGGTTCGAGCGGCCTGCTTCCGCCGACGACCGATCCGACCGGCCCTGGCACGCCGATTCCAGGTGTGAACGTGCCGGGCCAGCCGACTCCTGGGGCCCCGATTCAGTCGCCGAATCCTGGCGGCGGTATCTACGGCGGTCAGCCGGGCAAGCCGGTCACCCCACCCGGTACCACCATCGACGGCACCCCCGGAGGTCCGGTCACCGGTGTCGGTTCGGGATACGGCGGCGGCGGGAACGGCGGCGGATTCGGCAGCGGTGGCGGATACGGCTCCGTCGGTCAGGTCGGTTGTGGCGGCAATGGGGCCGGGTTCGGCTTCGGTGGCGTCGGCGGCGTAGGTTCTGGAGCCTTTGGCGCTGGTGAAGGCGATAGCGCCGATGGCTATGGGGGCGATTCGGGGCTGGTCTCCGGAGACGCCGACGGTGCCGACGGTGCCGGTGCCGGGGCAGCGGGCGAAGAAGGCGAACTCGGCTCTGGGGACGGGGTCGGCGGAGTCGGCGCAAGCGGCGAGGGCGAGGGCGCCATGGGCGAGATGGGCGGTATGGGTGGTGGCCTCGGCTCCGCCGCCAAGAAGAAGAAGCGCAAGGCGCGCGCGTCCTATCTCGTGGCGGACGAGGACGCATGGGGTGCACCGGTCGCGGTGAACCCGGCGGTCATTTCCTGA
- the pepN gene encoding aminopeptidase N has product MPGTNLTREEARTRAALLTVDAYDIALDLSTAPEGGTFRSTTVVRFTATTPGASSFIDLIAPTVHEVVLNGTSLDPAEVFADSRIALPALAAENELRVVADCGYTNSGEGLHRFVDPVDQQTYLYTQFEVPDARRVFASFEQPDLKGTFQFTVTAPTGWKVISNEVSPEPEKGESEGTEVHRFAATPRISSYITALIAGPYVGVFDEYRNDEDNQRVPLGIYCRPSLAQYLDAEAIFEVTKQGFEWFQEKFDCAYPFSKYDQLFVPEFNAGAMENAGAVTIRDQYVFRSKVTDAAYEARAETILHELAHMWFGDLVTMEWWNDLWLNESFATFTSILCQADAAGSRWPQAWTTFANSMKTWAYRQDQLPSTHPIMADINDLEDVQVNFDGITYAKGASVLKQLVAYVGKDEFFAGVQAYMKRHAWGNARLSDLLGALEQTSGRDLKAWSKAWLETAGINVLRPEIEVDADGVMTSLVVRQEAPALPAGAKGEAVLRPHRIAIGLYDLDADGALVRTDRIELDIDGELTTVPLPAGRRRPAVVLLNDDDLSYAKVRLDAESLANVTAHIADFTESLPRALCWASAWDMTRDGELAARDYLALVLSGIGRESDIGVVQSLTRQVKTAVDLYADPAWRAEGLTALADASLEQLHAAPAGGDHQLAWARMFATVATTPEHLAVLSGLLDGGTVVEGLSVDDELRWSLLVRLSATGVADEAAVLAELERDNTSAGQAHAATCRAARPTAEAKAAAWASVVEAETLTNTVQEAVIHGFAQVEQRELLAPYTAKYFAAVKGIFEQRSHEMGQQIIVGFYPTMQVDQATLDATDAWLASAEPAPALRRMVVESRAGVERALRAQAADRAAGAK; this is encoded by the coding sequence GTGCCTGGCACCAACCTGACCCGTGAGGAGGCCCGAACCCGGGCCGCGCTCCTCACCGTGGACGCGTACGACATCGCGCTCGACCTGAGCACCGCCCCCGAGGGGGGGACGTTCCGGTCCACCACCGTGGTCCGTTTCACGGCCACCACCCCTGGCGCGTCCAGTTTCATCGACCTGATCGCGCCCACCGTGCACGAGGTCGTCCTCAACGGCACGTCGCTCGACCCCGCCGAGGTCTTCGCCGACAGCCGGATCGCGCTGCCGGCACTGGCCGCCGAGAACGAGCTGCGCGTTGTCGCAGACTGCGGCTACACCAACTCCGGCGAGGGCCTGCACCGGTTCGTCGACCCGGTGGACCAGCAGACCTACCTCTACACCCAGTTCGAGGTCCCGGACGCGCGGCGCGTGTTCGCCTCCTTCGAACAGCCCGACCTCAAGGGCACGTTCCAGTTCACCGTGACCGCCCCCACCGGGTGGAAGGTGATCAGCAACGAGGTCTCGCCGGAGCCGGAGAAGGGCGAGTCCGAGGGCACCGAGGTGCACCGCTTCGCGGCGACGCCCCGGATCTCCTCGTACATCACCGCGCTGATCGCCGGTCCCTACGTGGGCGTGTTCGACGAGTACCGCAACGACGAGGACAACCAGCGGGTGCCGCTCGGCATCTACTGCCGTCCCTCGCTGGCGCAGTACCTGGACGCCGAGGCGATCTTCGAGGTCACCAAGCAGGGCTTCGAGTGGTTCCAGGAGAAGTTCGACTGCGCCTACCCGTTCAGCAAGTACGACCAGCTGTTCGTGCCGGAGTTCAACGCCGGCGCGATGGAGAACGCGGGCGCGGTCACCATTCGCGACCAGTACGTCTTCCGCTCCAAGGTCACCGACGCGGCCTACGAGGCCCGCGCCGAGACGATCCTGCACGAGCTGGCGCACATGTGGTTCGGCGACCTGGTCACCATGGAGTGGTGGAACGACCTCTGGCTGAACGAGTCCTTCGCGACCTTCACCAGCATCCTCTGCCAGGCCGACGCGGCCGGCAGCCGCTGGCCGCAGGCCTGGACGACCTTCGCCAACTCCATGAAGACCTGGGCCTACCGGCAGGACCAGCTGCCGTCCACCCACCCGATCATGGCGGACATCAACGACCTGGAGGACGTCCAGGTCAACTTCGACGGCATCACCTACGCCAAGGGCGCCTCGGTGCTCAAGCAGCTGGTGGCGTACGTCGGCAAGGACGAGTTCTTCGCCGGCGTGCAGGCCTACATGAAGCGCCACGCCTGGGGCAACGCCCGCCTCTCCGACCTGCTCGGCGCGCTGGAGCAGACCTCCGGACGCGACCTCAAGGCCTGGTCGAAGGCGTGGCTGGAGACGGCCGGGATCAACGTCCTGCGCCCGGAGATCGAGGTCGACGCCGACGGCGTGATGACCTCGCTCGTCGTCCGCCAGGAGGCGCCCGCGCTGCCGGCCGGCGCCAAGGGCGAGGCGGTGCTCCGCCCGCACCGGATCGCCATCGGCCTGTACGACCTGGACGCGGACGGCGCGCTGGTGCGCACCGACCGCATCGAGCTGGACATCGACGGCGAGCTGACCACCGTGCCGCTCCCGGCCGGACGCCGCCGCCCGGCGGTCGTGCTGCTCAACGACGACGACCTCTCCTACGCCAAGGTGCGCCTGGACGCCGAGTCGCTGGCCAACGTCACCGCGCACATCGCCGACTTCACCGAGTCGCTGCCGCGCGCCCTGTGCTGGGCCTCGGCCTGGGACATGACCCGCGACGGCGAGCTCGCGGCCCGTGACTACCTGGCGCTGGTGCTCAGCGGCATCGGCCGGGAGTCCGACATCGGCGTGGTCCAGTCGCTCACCCGGCAGGTCAAGACGGCCGTCGACCTCTACGCCGACCCGGCGTGGCGCGCCGAGGGCCTGACCGCCCTCGCCGACGCCTCGCTGGAGCAGCTGCACGCCGCCCCCGCCGGTGGCGACCACCAGCTGGCCTGGGCGCGGATGTTCGCGACCGTGGCCACCACCCCGGAGCACCTGGCCGTGCTCTCCGGCCTGCTCGACGGCGGCACCGTGGTCGAGGGCCTGTCCGTCGACGACGAGCTGCGCTGGTCGCTGCTGGTCCGGCTGTCGGCGACCGGTGTCGCGGACGAGGCGGCGGTCCTGGCGGAGCTGGAGCGGGACAACACCTCGGCCGGTCAGGCCCACGCCGCGACCTGCCGGGCCGCGCGTCCGACGGCCGAGGCCAAGGCTGCCGCCTGGGCCTCCGTGGTCGAGGCGGAGACGCTGACCAACACCGTCCAGGAGGCCGTGATCCACGGCTTCGCCCAGGTGGAGCAGCGCGAGCTGCTCGCCCCCTACACGGCGAAGTACTTCGCCGCGGTCAAGGGGATCTTCGAGCAGCGCTCGCACGAGATGGGCCAGCAGATCATCGTCGGGTTCTACCCGACGATGCAGGTCGACCAGGCCACGCTGGACGCCACCGACGCCTGGCTGGCCTCGGCCGAGCCGGCTCCGGCACTGCGCCGGATGGTCGTCGAGTCGCGGGCCGGCGTGGAGCGCGCGCTGCGCGCCCAGGCCGCGGACCGCGCGGCCGGCGCGAAGTAG
- a CDS encoding outer membrane protein assembly factor BamB family protein, with translation MSDQIPGPGQQQPGWTPGQQQQQPQHWPGHPPAAGPPGPEAAATQTYDPRYGQQQPVPPAQQGEIHYAPTQPAQPSVPQQAAYPPPQYPAPGPQAQGYPPQNYPQPVGYPQPQHQPPLAGYPVPQPSTPKRGLSGGAIGGIIAAGVVIACIAGAVVILNNADSSASAGAAYKSAWTVGNGADSGSDELVGGWLTSTLIVRAGSLGVSAYNLSNGSTAWTLPAPQGTTQPCAISPTLSAGGIGTIAFGTSTTSCSLLTGVDSSTGKILWTIRLTDSQNPTPTAAQTYVQGSVATVIAGEVFGGVDVATGRTAWNYTNRSASCADRAYGTTGVVLVVDDCYGSSPENALTAVDGVTGKVEWQHSESSIVDFDGVIAAEPVVGVESGDSGDSALLFDNSGNTTPFQVPDALNSPTGPFSDSGTARVVGQNLIVQSQGLVTVSGGGSTGGTVEAYNISTGALAWSYSGESKYGAELVAPSPDGVVYAMSTGSDDGTPHLVRLDPVTGKSTIIGRLTGTSGFELSEDDFFILPGGGVVYLGSMGDDVEAYH, from the coding sequence ATGTCGGATCAGATACCCGGACCGGGGCAGCAGCAGCCGGGATGGACACCGGGACAGCAACAACAGCAGCCGCAGCATTGGCCGGGCCACCCGCCGGCGGCGGGGCCGCCCGGGCCGGAGGCCGCCGCCACCCAGACCTACGACCCGCGCTACGGGCAGCAGCAGCCCGTACCGCCCGCGCAGCAGGGCGAGATCCACTACGCCCCGACGCAGCCCGCCCAGCCGAGCGTGCCGCAGCAGGCCGCCTACCCTCCGCCGCAGTACCCCGCGCCCGGCCCGCAGGCCCAGGGCTACCCGCCGCAGAACTATCCACAGCCGGTCGGCTACCCGCAACCGCAGCACCAGCCGCCCCTCGCCGGGTACCCCGTGCCCCAGCCATCGACGCCGAAGCGCGGGCTCAGCGGCGGGGCCATCGGCGGGATCATCGCCGCCGGGGTCGTGATCGCCTGTATCGCCGGCGCGGTGGTCATCCTCAACAACGCCGACAGCAGCGCCTCTGCCGGAGCCGCCTACAAGAGTGCCTGGACGGTGGGCAACGGTGCGGACTCGGGTTCGGACGAACTCGTGGGCGGCTGGCTGACCAGCACACTCATCGTCCGGGCCGGCAGCCTCGGGGTCTCGGCCTACAACCTGAGCAACGGCTCCACGGCCTGGACGTTGCCCGCGCCCCAGGGAACCACCCAGCCCTGTGCGATCTCGCCCACGCTCAGCGCCGGCGGAATCGGCACCATCGCCTTCGGCACCAGCACCACGTCCTGCTCGCTGCTGACGGGGGTCGACAGCAGCACCGGAAAGATCCTCTGGACCATCCGACTCACCGACAGTCAGAACCCGACCCCGACTGCGGCCCAGACCTACGTCCAGGGTTCGGTCGCGACCGTCATCGCCGGTGAGGTCTTCGGCGGCGTCGACGTCGCCACCGGCAGGACCGCCTGGAACTACACCAATCGCAGCGCGAGCTGCGCCGACCGGGCCTACGGCACCACCGGGGTCGTGCTGGTCGTGGACGACTGCTACGGCAGCAGCCCGGAGAACGCGCTGACGGCGGTGGACGGGGTCACCGGCAAGGTCGAATGGCAGCACAGCGAGAGCAGCATCGTCGACTTCGACGGCGTCATCGCGGCCGAACCGGTCGTCGGCGTCGAATCGGGAGACAGCGGGGACAGTGCCCTGCTCTTCGACAACTCGGGCAACACCACACCGTTCCAGGTACCCGACGCGCTGAACTCGCCGACCGGCCCCTTCTCCGATTCCGGGACCGCCCGAGTCGTCGGGCAGAACCTGATCGTCCAGTCCCAGGGGCTGGTCACCGTCAGCGGCGGCGGCAGCACCGGCGGCACGGTCGAGGCCTACAACATCTCCACCGGGGCACTGGCCTGGTCCTACTCGGGCGAGAGCAAGTACGGCGCCGAGTTGGTCGCCCCGTCGCCGGACGGCGTCGTGTACGCCATGTCCACCGGCAGCGACGACGGAACCCCGCACCTGGTCCGGCTCGACCCGGTCACCGGCAAGTCCACCATCATCGGCCGGTTGACCGGGACCAGCGGCTTCGAGCTGTCCGAGGACGACTTCTTCATCCTGCCGGGCGGCGGCGTCGTCTACCTCGGGTCGATGGGCGACGACGTGGAGGCCTATCACTGA